The Natrinema sp. DC36 genome includes the window TTCGCCCATCACCGCCCAATTCAGTTCCCCGCCCGCGAGGCCGAGTCCCGCGATCGCCCCGACAGCCGTCATCGAGGTCGAGGCGGGGACACCGAAGAAGTTCCCGATGAACAGCGCCAGTCCAATGAAAAAGAGGACGCCGATACTCGCTTCCAGCGTGAAGACGCCGGGGTCGTGGACCAGTTCAGTCCCGAGCGTGTCGACGACTCGACGGCCGATCGTCCAGGCACCGACGAAGAAGAAAATCGTCATCAGTGCGGCTGCCCACGTCTTCGAGATCGCGTCGGCACCGACCGCCGGGCCGAATGCCGGACCCGTCGTCGCACCGCCGACGTTGTACCCGACGAAAACCGCGACGAAGACGCCGACGAGAACCAATACAGCGACCATGGTATCCTCTCGCTAGGATATTACGGAGATAGACTCATAGTTATTGTGCCGTCTCTTAGCGTCGAAAAACTGTCTGTACCGTGAGATACGGACTGACAACGGATGTCGTTCAGTCGCAACTCGTGATGCGAGCCGGTATCCGGAGAGTGTGATCAGCTATCCGATCGGCCTTGCGCGTCATCCTCGACGGTCTCCTCGATCAACTCCTCAACCTCGTCTTCCCGCGGGAGACGCTCGACGCGTCGCTCGACGGACTCGATCTGTTCCTGGACGATGCCGACCTGCTCCTCGACGCTCTGTCCGACCGCCTCTTCGACCGTCTCCCCCACGGTCTGGTCGACGGCCTCCTCGACGGCCGTGGTCATCCAGTCGGGATCGAAGCGCGCCATCTTCCAGACGACGTGAACCGCGTAGGAAACCAAGACGCCGAACCCGAAGGCGAGACCGATTTCGGATCCTACCGTGACGATCAACAGGATAGAGACAAAGATCAACACCCCGTACAAGAGGTCGATGACAGCGTCGACCTGCCGCGAATTCATGGCTGGAAGATCCCCCCGGAAGCGATTTCTCTGGGCCCAGATTGGGAGACAGGGCCCTGCTCGTGTTTCCCGAACCGATACGGGTGGAACATCATGTCCTTGTCCGTCCTTAGAGGGGCTTGAGGAAATCCTTTGGGTCCCAACGCAATATCCAATTTTGAGTAAAGGAACGGGATTACCAGCTACTATTAAGTTAATTCTCTTCTCTATTGAACTGTCTGTCCTTGTCAAAGGGATAATTTTGGAACTCAGTCTGTTGTGTTGTATTAGTCGTTACACGGTAGGTGACTGAGTACATGAACTCCTCCGATTCAGCCAGTTGAGATGAGTCTGTAACACCGCCTCGACACTCTAACTGGACGTGAAATCCATCCGTACTATCGTTTGAGGTTGAGATAGAGGTACAGTTAGTTATCACTCCTTCATCGTCATAGAGACTGTTATTATTATGCTCAAGTATGTCGTTATAGAAAAGGCGCTCTTCGTAAGTAACAGTATAGTCTACGACATTTGAGGAGTTCAATGGGATTGGTTTCTCGGGACCAACGGGGTAACTATCAAAATCCGAATTACCGCCCGGCGTATCAGGCTGAATCTGGAACACGAGGAATAGACCCGCCCCAACAAGGAGTACACAGGCAAGAAACCCAAGTGGAATGAGCACCCAGTCTGAATCCATTAGTTCGAATTACACTTCTGACCCGAAAAGTGTTACCAACCTTAAGAATCGGTGTATTGAGTGTTATGTTTACCGCCTATACTTATTGCGGGTTTCACGCAACACTCTGAATAAAGAAACCGTGTTCCTTTCTACCGATAACAAACAAATACGCTGCTCGGAAAATCGTCCGCAGGAAGCGTAGTGGGTTGGGGCAGAGTTGAACTGCCGATCTCCTCCATGTCAAGGAGGTGTCATAACCAGACTAGACTACCAACCCGCCTGGTTTCGCGTTCACACAGCCCGACACGCGTCGTCACGCTGTCTGCACTCAATCGTTGCCCGCCACTACAATTGAAGGTTTCGAATCGACCGCCGTACGCGAGTCGCCCCCATGCGCCGGGACGATACGCTTAAGTCTATGTACTCATTTGGTCATTGTAAGACAACTACGTACATTGGTGTTCACTATGCAGGAATACGTCGAACGAGTGACGGACGGGACGGACCTCGCGCAATCGGACGCTCGAGCGGCGTCGACGGCCGTTTTCGAGGGTGCGACGGAAGCACAGATCGGCGCGCTGCTGGCGGCGCTGCGCGCGAAAGGAGAAACGGAGGCCGAAATCGCCGGGTTCGCCGAGGGAATGCGCGACGCGGCCAGAACGATCGATCCCGACCGGGAGCCGCTGGTCGACACCTGCGGAACGGGTGGCGACGACTACGACACGATCAACGTCTCGACGACGAGCGCCATCGTCGCAGCCGGAGCCGGCGTTCCGATCGCCAAGCACGGCAACTACTCGGTTTCGTCGTCATCGGGCAGCGCCGACGTGCTCGAGGAAGTCGGCGTGAACGTCGAGGCCGAACCGCCGGCCGTCGAGGAGGCCATCGAGGACGACGGCATCGGCTTCATGCTCGCGCCGGTGTTCCACCCGGCGATGAAGGCCGTCATCGGGCCGCGCAAGGAGCTCGGGATGCGGACGATCTTCAACGTGCTCGGCCCACTGACGAATCCGGCCGGGGCCGACGCGCAGATCGTCGGCGTCTACGATCCGGAGCTCGTCCCCGTCCTCGCGGACGCGCTGTCCCGAATGGACGTCGACCGTGCGCTGGTCGTCCACGGTGCGGGCACCGACGAAATCGCCATTCACGGCGAGACGCGCGTTGCAGAAGTCGACGGCGATTCCGTCGCGGAGTACACGCTCGAGCCGAGCGACCTCGGACTTGCGACGCACGACATTGACGATATCGCCGGCGGCTCGCCCGAGGAAAACGCAACCGACATGCGCGGGATCGTCGAGGGCGATGTCACGGGTGCGAAGCGGGACGTCATCCTCGCGAACGCCGGCGCGGCGATCTACGTTGCCGGCGAAGCGGACTCGCTCGAGGCGGGTGCCGACGCGGCCCGCGAGGCGATCGACTCCGGCTCCGCGGCGCGGAAACTCGACCGGCTCCGCGGCGCGACGGCGGCGCCGGCAGGGGAGGAGCGATGACCCGCGTCAAGGTCTGCGGGCTGACCACCGAATCCGACCTCGAGGCGGCGGTCGAGGCGGGCGCGGACGCGGTCGGCATCATCTGTGACGTCCCGGTCGACACCCCGCGGGAGGTCTCGATCGAGCGAGCGACGGCGCTTGCGGCGGCGACGCCGCCGTTCGTGACGAGCGTTCTCGTGACGATGCCATCGGGGCCCGAGGAGGCGATCGAACTGGTCGAGACGATCGAACCCGACGCGATTCAGATTCACAGCGACATTCGGGTCGGTGACCTCGCGTACCTGCGCGCGAAACTCGAGGCCGAAA containing:
- the trpD gene encoding anthranilate phosphoribosyltransferase, encoding MQEYVERVTDGTDLAQSDARAASTAVFEGATEAQIGALLAALRAKGETEAEIAGFAEGMRDAARTIDPDREPLVDTCGTGGDDYDTINVSTTSAIVAAGAGVPIAKHGNYSVSSSSGSADVLEEVGVNVEAEPPAVEEAIEDDGIGFMLAPVFHPAMKAVIGPRKELGMRTIFNVLGPLTNPAGADAQIVGVYDPELVPVLADALSRMDVDRALVVHGAGTDEIAIHGETRVAEVDGDSVAEYTLEPSDLGLATHDIDDIAGGSPEENATDMRGIVEGDVTGAKRDVILANAGAAIYVAGEADSLEAGADAAREAIDSGSAARKLDRLRGATAAPAGEER